One genomic region from Diabrotica undecimpunctata isolate CICGRU chromosome 9, icDiaUnde3, whole genome shotgun sequence encodes:
- the LOC140450677 gene encoding zinc finger BED domain-containing protein 4-like: protein MAERCGIEVPSSTEWELVNNLISVLTCFYQATLDLSADSAYVSLVIPLIKMLNGKVPAKEQDSEEISLLKLRLRESLIKRFANITNLSELSIATLLDPRYKSKYLTDEEVITCKVSILKFLRESDSSKFSYTNKVAMAIASTSSSTTTHVVDLENNSLWNAHDTFVTAVLDTTKEIHNDNDPNADYLDSYLREDLLLRSADIFHSWESSPCISLKTAAKKFLSAPLTSVSSEQLFSSARQLYADRRTNLLGENADKILFLTYNIRMFDFEY, encoded by the coding sequence atGGCTGAACGTTGTGGTATTGAAGTTCCCAGTTCAACAGAATGGGAATTGGTTAACAATTTAATTTCAGTTTTAACTTGTTTTTACCAAGCGACGCTAGATCTTTCAGCCGATTCTGCTTACGTATCATTAGTTATCCCACTAATAAAAATGCTAAATGGTAAAGTTCCTGCGAAAGAGCAGGACTCTGAGGAGATAAGTTTATTAAAGCTACGACTTCGTGAATCATTAATTAAAAGATTCGCTAATATTACAAATTTGTCAGAATTGTCAATTGCGACTCTCCTAGATCCTCGCTATAAATCAAAATATTTGACAGACGAGGAAGTAATTACATGTAAAgtaagtattttaaaatttttacgtgaatcTGATAGCTCTAAGTTTAGTTATACAAATAAAGTTGCTATGGCTATCGCTTCAACATCATCATCAACAACTACACATGTAGTAGATCTGGAAAACAATAGTCTTTGGAATGCACATGATACTTTTGTCACAGCCGTTCTAGATACAACAAAAGAAATTCATAACGACAACGATCCCAATGCAGATTACCTAGATTCGTATTTACGAGAGGATTTGCTTTTAAGAAGTGCCGACATATTTCATTCTTGGGAATCAAGTCCCTGTATTTCTTTAAAAACTGCAGCCAAAAAATTTCTATCGGCACCACTAACAAGTGTCTCTAGTGAGCAGTTATTCAGCTCTGCTAGGCAACTATATGCTGACAGAAGAACTAATTTGTTGGGAGAAAACGCTGACAAGATTCTTTTTCTTACGTACAATATTAGGATGTTTGATTTCGAATATTAA